The following are encoded together in the Diabrotica undecimpunctata isolate CICGRU chromosome 7, icDiaUnde3, whole genome shotgun sequence genome:
- the LOC140445966 gene encoding uncharacterized protein isoform X3, which translates to MLQPRMNYFVFFVLLILADSFEGQQYNINHTPRIKQQDDKDNQVRNYDEARNLATRIMSNGVEVIVAGDKTIPGDKDYKRLLTSGTYKGITLKPSTLRENMLMMLPQDSSNIESLTSSLYPNQFITKTCLTTFTYLTTFLEGSTTTVSSHEQVVSNIATEERNTGKILPTPAVGVTLTQNPNLSVGVFHTTYTYLNTILDGDQPLVVSSKHTVTNTITAPDDYLSLLKVSGTLSPMKDTNTYYSTIGLEKTLYEGNKTSVMSTKEVVTQVVITESVPPRATSVMTSYIALDFKDSPDSSFVTTDVVKTYFVTYTYYNTINENNVPTVFTNISVSSDVVTEKLYIIPKTSNKFDFQSKEQRLENNFQIYTTKSYLTTFTYFTTLLQEENQENPTVINSRTSVVENLVSETVDLSLLDKSNLNEIRNAIEQGSKSLVQTITLYNGETFEITAVANNKNKADERISPTKVLPIEKTQMPETFSLIKDDNIQAESSPSIITGSTIVFIDDDPFAQLTPTPVLKKTSAIKTNTSPSTIKPSKGLKKSKRSTKSKTKAQTSVISPSKSKKHNTETYKDKPQTEEKNKDKKNAPAKTGKPTQDNDLLGLGSINIDSLQAFAPFLNSMAGFLSTNLKANRRSDVNVTTTTTKVDTNKITKSKTNKPTKDQQTEADTNKEDIQDIQSRSPIYIPVRGLDDEFEIAESQNIASFDWIDPPLTNKKIQEYHAHESALISHGIPISPGDIITTNSDVIVGKPGRVGPRIPSIPVQQVSQENEIPIGMKPPPVAGEHWKNNNHEYKRIPVTNNFEKPSEYRHEDYLGPPPPIAPFEFNVQNDKVNEISGNPIYAKNQKNHEPIHPQQHYNDQQYKFQEQQLPAFTNNHPVYAQTFNHEPPTRDKPFNPNTKPIYSLQEPAPPTQHGNNRPLYVPADYHDIPINQGEIVTGAIPHVQIKQYDAHEHLHININNQQHLNIEPHHHEIPIKLQEEILTGAKLNNINIKPSIINNEPFILPEVIERSTGQPLLVNIQPSQVAFVNIPYNRTTALIYGGSTEPHRNGQYFDDPSPYPQPEYSGIEINDPVLPIASIYQPDLPNQKQVKGVIKVENQLIRNEPISSENQKVNVHIQPTKIEQFNVNIQENQVAKTPPVSYGLVHHGADFDAHVINHNDMFGSVLPSNDQNNNRRPFPNLNIGNSEIPIDKNVINYRRPTHIHSRPIYNQEGIADPFPNRLPNGPVPQIPNNKHQHLQKYNNNKKNILRPNYVSQKQQPEISEFMLPPTTPRLQNKRPYDQKQNSRPISIPVGPEKQQSPKLPPDFKPSYPIFEVHLPPSNINHQPREPVQPIQSNHPQEPVQTIQSNYPHEPVHTIQSNYHEPVQQIQFNHPHKPVHPIQSNYHEINMDQEIGNHKEDDLENEDGEVVQESNSRPLLPGEIPHEIVKMQSSTTKKPEARPVFTGHTAFKQPLDHDSQPPEEKVIYNQTTIGIDLLHSINNAFNEVTNENIDNLNAIPTQDQTLYTISQKPIVYRDEIPTHNFGTTQKPVLIFIDEDEKTKETFFNKENKDRPTVTSLPINTFKETLFSYPINKDRPTVTSLPINRFKDYNREKPKAPSQITRPFKESNYKERPTVTSLPINNFKEYNREKPVTPSQRINVYKDINRERPTIGSQPIHINTTKNTYNERPSVTSLPINNNREKPPQNFNSYKDSNLGRLTSTSQPPNTFKENTYRERPTVTSLPINNFKDYNREKPITSSYNINIYKDYRRPTASPRPVTNYKEFNNRPAVTSLPIDKFQIFNNRERPPITSIANDKDQGLRIGTQTEKPFSGVPSKTISFNEIVKKDVLLPKPSKNVNLPLTTSTPLSTADKESQFNTGEIPLNYNNSIKQITDMEIMKPPPPPSDVSKQPANIYTVVPTDNQQPLYTPNISEEMVPPPPQDTQKVIGMVPPPLTSPKLPPTVTTPKYSMEVDVPSTKPTTSTTEGNRHRTRRPYTRRPGYRTTTAISSTSSTTTTPRRRPVYPGFTNKPTEATKSTTSKTTISPSPSIKIKPSLEIIIGNPTLESEPTKSSSSTVELSSSEASISTQKVLIEPDLLGMESGIPAESIDNNNIPDIVTPGVHHAGNEIKVILDSTTPLPSTIKTIYNETKSKIPIPTRYITHTKTATVTITKTTVIKSLGMSPSTLTILVTKTEKMTIVDTVTEVHTLVKPTSIIETITTTVKQASSLYPDDAYGSPYPSIQVKPTLLAPFLNYNDTVYGESSEDNLEDFIIHETDPPITKQKDQQVHPEDNDSFLVVMTDKNTKSIVKVPTSYETQERDEVITTNKDNNILLAGVLLNHPEEQEEKLLDRCEPECKASRNELCQKLGGHMRCTCRPGFARMFPDRPCLPTYTFDLKITLDRIGKDPLHFYEDLKNTNSTEHYKFVQATGEALDRMVMQSDLRDIFHGVTVHTFEPAPKGIISKFHLQLSENIEERRLEDVLKTYLRNNSFSLGGTDIFASPLMELEAHDFNECAHTNLHDCSENAHCFNLKGTYSCSCKEGFSDMSENMLYPGRVCSAEQVGCEKCNYHGTCYSRGADEVLCECFQWYTGQYCHINLKILLIALVTLGTVLFGLLLTCIILTCVKGKPRPVGVAGGISILPQGASARRNTLDRRAMIQDTSSEEDNKSETSRYVKKQKPAPQKKSSKVSLQVAERGEAGATNQGITFDDQKDRSLTVMIPRAKYHPAPPTSPLSNYTSFDVRKPSVPSIPNEAKLLSFLDAGPCPSKSEPVRKFSNAPSESLIEEKPSSRKTSGALISAGFEVSATVVNNMGTLGTTCGTEADRSENATLIQKISADLLSSTGTRSQFNTLRKSLVDDDLKSEIHMASESNWLDMLPRVMTVSEARSYDETTIPPPMKCLRTDYDSKPSSQHPNDEANTMAERDLGSTFMLPHTHLYKPDRGSDISGFESL; encoded by the exons ACAACCAAGTTAGAAACTACGATGAAGCTAGGAACCTGGCCACGAGGATTATGTCCAACGGTGTCGAAGTAATAGTAGCTGGAGACAAGACGATTCCAGGGGATAAAGACTATAAGAGACTTCTCACTTCAGGAACTTACAAAGGAATTACGTTGAAACCCAGCACGTTGAGGGagaatatgctgatgatgttgccTCAGGATTCATCAAAT ATTGAAAGTTTGACTTCTTCGTTGTACCCCAATCAGTTCATCACGAAGACATGTTTAACAACTTTCACGTATTTGACGACGTTCCTAGAGGGCAGCACGACGACAGTGTCTAGTCACGAACAAGTGGTATCTAATATAGCCACAGAAGAGAGGAATACGGGCAAGATATTGCCAACACCGGCTGTTGGGGTCACACTTACGCAG AATCCCAACTTATCAGTGGGCGTATTTCACACTACATACACATACCTCAACACCATCCTGGATGGAGATCAACCTCTAGTAGTATCTTCAAAGCACACTGTTACAAATACCATCACAGCACCAGATGACTATTTATCCTTACTGAAAGTATCCGGTACTTTATCTCCTATGAAAGATACCAACACCTACTACAGCACTATTGGTCTAGAAAAAACTTTATACGAAGGAAACAAAACTTCAGTAATGAGTACCAAAGAGGTAGTGACCCAAGTAGTTATTACAGAAAGCGTACCACCAAGAGCTACCTCAGTAATGACGTCGTATATTGCATTGGACTTTAAAGACAGTCCTGATTCCTCGTTCGTTACGACAGATGTTGTGAAAACTTATTTTGTCACTTATACTTATTACAACACTATCAATGAAAACAACGTGCCAACAGTATTTACTAATATATCTGTATCGAGTGACGTTGTCACTGAAAAGTTATATATTATTCCAAAAACTAGCAACAAATTTGATTTCCAAAGTAAAGAACAAAGGCTAGAAAACAATTTCCAAATTTACACGACAAAATCATATTTAACTACTTTTACCTACTTTACAACTTTATTGCAAGAAGAAAATCAAGAAAATCCCACTGTTATCAATTCAAGAACTAGTGTGGTCGAAAATTTAGTATCTGAAACCGTTGATTTAAGTTTGTTGGACAAATCAAATCTAAATGAGATTAGAAACGCAATTGAACAAGGCTCAAAATCGTTAGTACAAACCATTACTCTGTATAATGGAGAAACTTTTGAAATAACTGCTGTagctaataataaaaataaagcagACGAGAGAATAAGTCCTACAAAAGTGTTACCTATAGAAAAAACACAAATGCCTGAAACATTTTCGCTTATTAAAGACGACAATATTCAAGCAGAATCGTCTCCATCTATAATCACAGGTTCCACTATTGTTTTTATAGACGATGATCCATTTGCTCAATTAACACCAACCCCAGTACTGAAAAAAACCAGTGCAATAAAAACAAATACTTCTCCTAGTACTATTAAACCTTCCAAAGGACTAAAAAAGAGTAAACGGTCtacaaaaagtaaaacaaaagCACAAACATCTGTAATATCTCCATcaaaatccaaaaaacataaCACAGAAACATACAAAGACAAACCAcaaactgaagaaaaaaacaaagacaagAAAAATGCTCCTGCTAAAACTGGAAAACCGACTCAAGACAATGACTTGCTAGGTTTGGGCTCAATTAATATTGACAGTCTGCAAGCGTTTGCTCCTTTCCTCAACTCCATGGCTGGCTTTTTATCAACAAACTTAAAAGCTAACAGAAGAAGTGACGTCAACGTAACTACAACCACCACAAAAGTAGATACCAATAAAATAACTAAATCCAAAACAAATAAACCTACCAAAGATCAACAAACTGAAGCCGATACAAATAAAGAAGATATACAAGATATTCAAAGTAGATCTCCTATATATATCCCGGTGAGAGGTTTAGATGACGAATTTGAGATTGCTGAAAGCCAAAATATAGCCAGTTTTGACTGGATAGATCCTCCGTTAACGAACAAAAAAATCCAAGAATACCACGCCCATGAAAGTGCCCTAATTAGTCATGGAATACCGATATCTCCCGGTGATATCATAACCACCAACTCCGATGTTATTGTAGGGAAGCCGGGTAGAGTTGGTCCAAGAATTCCGTCTATTCCAGTCCAACAAGTAAGCCAAGAAAATGAGATTCCTATTGGTATGAAGCCACCTCCCGTAGCAGGTGAACATTGGAAAAATAATAACCACGAATATAAAAGAATTCCTGTAACGAACAACTTCGAGAAGCCTTCTGAGTATCGGCATGAAGATTATTTAGGTCCTCCTCCGCCGATAGCACCTTTTGAGTTTAATGTGCAGAACGATAAGGTAAACGAAATATCAGGAAATCCCATTTATGctaaaaatcagaaaaatcatGAACCAATACACCCACAACAACATTATAATGACCAACAGTACAAGTTTCAGGAACAACAACTGCCTGCATTTACAAATAACCATCCTGTGTATGCACAAACTTTTAATCATGAACCACCAACTAGGGATAAACCATTTAACCCAAATACAAAACCGATATATAGTTTGCAAGAACCTGCACCCCCCACACAGCATGGTAATAATCGTCCATTATATGTTCCTGCAGATTACCACGATATTCCAATAAACCAAGGAGAAATAGTAACAGGAGCAATTCCTCACGTTCAAATCAAACAATATGATGCACACGAACATCtgcatataaatataaacaatcaACAACACCTTAATATTGAACCACACCACCATGAAATACCAATAAAACTACAAGAAGAAATTTTAACCGGAGCAAAactaaataatatcaatattaaacCATCCATAATCAACAATGAGCCTTTTATATTGCCAGAAGTTATCGAAAGGTCCACAGGTCAACCACTTTTAGTCAACATTCAGCCGAGTCAAGTGGCTTTCGTAAATATACCATACAATAGAACGACAGCATTAATCTACGGTGGTTCCACAGAACCGCATAGAAATGGCCAATATTTCGATGATCCTTCGCCGTATCCACAACCAGAATATTCAGGAATAGAGATCAATGATCCAGTTTTACCAATTGCTTCAATCTATCAACCAGACCTTCCCAATCAAAAGCAAGTGAAAGGTGTGATCAAAGTAGAAAATCAGCTGATCAGAAATGAACCTATAAGTAGCGAGAATCAGAAAGTTAATGTTCATATACAACCAACAAAAATTGAACAATTTAACGTAAATATTCAGGAAAACCAAGTAGCGAAAACACCTCCTGTTTCTTATGGTTTAGTTCATCACGGTGCAGACTTTGACGCACACGTTATCAACCACAATGATATGTTTGGTAGTGTTTTACCTTCAAACGATCAAAACAACAACAGAAGACCTTTTCCAAATCTCAACATAGGAAATAGTGAGATTCCAATTGATAAAAATGTGATAAACTATAGAAGACCGACACACATACATTCCAGACCAATATATAACCAAGAGGGTATTGCTGATCCTTTTCCCAACAGATTACCAAATGGGCCAGTTCCACAAATTCCAAATAACAAGCATCAACACTTACagaaatacaataataataaaaagaacaTTTTGAGGCCAAATTACGTATCCCAAAAGCAACAACCTGAGATATCCGAGTTTATGCTCCCACCTACAACACCCAGGCTACAGAATAAGCGACCATATGATCAAAAACAAAATAGTAGGCCCATTTCTATTCCAGTAGGTCCAGAAAAACAACAAAGTCCAAAACTACCACCCGATTTTAAACCTTCCTATCCCATTTTTGAGGTGCACTTACCACCAAGTAATATAAATCACCAACCTCGTGAACCTGTTCAACCAATACAGTCTAACCATCCTCAGGAACCTGTTCAAACAATACAGTCCAACTATCCTCACGAACCTGTTCACACAATTCAGTCCAACTATCACGAGCCTGTTCAACAAATACAGTTCAACCATCCTCATAAACCTGTTCATCCAATTCAGTCAAACTATCATGAGATCAACATGGACCAAGAGATTGGTAATCATAAAGAAGATGATTTAGAAAATGAAGATGGAGAAGTTGTTCAGGAATCTAATAGCAGACCGTTACTTCCTGGAGAAATTCCTCATGAGATAGTCAAAATGCAGTCTAGCACAACAAAAAAACCTGAAGCCAGACCCGTCTTTACTGGACACACTGCATTCAAACAACCATTAGACCATGATTCACAACCACCAGAAGAAAAAGTTATATACAATCAAACTACCATAGGTATAGACCTTTTGCATAGCATAAACAATGCTTTTAATGAAGTTACTAATGAAAATATAGACAATTTGAATGCCATTCCAACTCAAGATCAGACATTATATACAATTTCTCAAAAACCTATTGTTTACAGAGACGAAATACCAACACATAACTTTGGTACAACTCAAAAACCAGTTCTTATCTTTATCGACGAAGACGAGAAAACCAAAGAAACTTTCTTTAACAAAGAGAACAAAGATAGGCCAACTGTAACTTCACTACCTATTAACACGTTTAAAGAAACTTTATTCTCTTATCCGATCAATAAAGATCGACCAACGGTAACTTCACTTCCTATTAACAGATTCAAAGATtataatagagaaaaaccaaaggcACCTTCGCAGATTACACGTCCTTTTAAAGAAAGTAACTATAAAGAAAGGCCAACAGTTACGTCACTGCCAATTAACAACTTTaaagagtacaatagagaaaaaccagtAACTCCTTCCCAGCGAATAAACGTATATAAAGATATAAATCGGGAGAGACCAACAATTGGTTCTCAACCAATACATATAAATACAACAAAGAATACCTACAACGAAAGACCATCTGTTACATCCTTACCAATAAATAACAACAGGGAAAAGCCTCCACAAAATTTTAACTCGTATAAAGACAGTAATCTGGGAAGACTAACATCTACTTCCCAGCCTCCAAATACGTTCAAAGAAAACACCTACAGAGAAAGACCAACAGTAACCTCACTACCTATAAACAACTTTAAGGACTACAACAGAGAAAAACCAATAACTTCTTCTTATAATATTAACATCTACAAAGATTATCGTCGTCCAACTGCATCACCTCGACCTGTTACTAACTATAAAGAGTTTAACAACAGACCAGCTGTTACATCGTTGCCTATTGATAAGTTCCAAATATTTAATAACAGAGAAAGACCTCCTATAACATCTATAGCTAACGATAAAGACCAAGGACTGCGAATTGGTACTCAGACTGAAAAACCCTTTTCTGGGGTACCATCAAAAACGATTTCTTTCAACGAAATTGTCAAAAAGGATGTACTTCTGCCCAAACCAAGTAAGAACGTGAACCTACCGCTCACAACTAGCACTCCTTTAAGTACAGCTGATAAGGAATCACAATTTAATACTGGAGAAATACCACTGAATTACAACAACAGTATAAAACAGATAACTGACATGGAAATCATGAAACCCCCACCTCCTCCTTCAGATGTGTCGAAGCAACCAGCAAACATTTACACCGTAGTACCTACAGACAATCAGCAGCCACTCTACACACCAAATATATCAGAAGAAATGGTACCACCACCACCACAAGATACTCAGAAGGTTATTGGTATGGTACCACCTCCATTAACGTCACCGAAATTACCTCCAACTGTAACGACCCCCAAGTATTCGATGGAAGTAGACGTTCCTAGTACAAAACCAACAACTAGTACCACCGAAGGTAACAGACATAGAACCAGAAGACCATATACCAGACGTCCCGGTTACCGAACAACCACGGCAATAAGTAGTACAAGTAGTACCACTACAACGCCAAGACGAAGACCAGTGTATCCAGGTTTCACAAACAAACCTACTGAAGCGACTAAATCGACCACTTCTAAGACAACAATCAGTCCGTCCCCATCTATAAAGATCAAACCATCTCTGGAAATTATTATTGGTAACCCTACTTTAGAATCTGAGCCAACTAAGTCGTCGTCTTCCACAGTAGAACTATCTTCATCAGAAGCTTCAATCTCAACCCAAAAGGTGCTTATTGAACCAGATCTTTTGGGTATGGAAAGTGGAATACCTGCTGAAAgtattgataataataatattcctGATATTGTAACACCAGGTGTTCACCATGCAGGAAACGAAATAAAAGTTATATTAGACTCAACTACACCTTTGCCGTCAACGATCAAAACCATTTACAATGAAACAAAGAGTAAAATACCTATTCCCACGAGGTATATTACCCATACCAAAACAGCTACAGTAACAATCACAAAAACGACTGTCATAAAGTCACTTGGAATGAGTCCTTCAACGTTAACGATACTAGTAACAAAAACAGAAAAGATGACCATTGTGGATACTGTAACAGAAGTCCACACACTTGTTAAACCAACAAGTATTATTGAGACTATTACGACAACTGTAAAACAAGCTAGTTCTTTATACCCAGATGACGCGTATGGTAGTCCGTATCCTTCAATCCAAGTAAAACCGACACTTTTGGCaccatttttaaattataacGATACAGTATATGGTGAAAGTTCAGAAGATAATCTTGAAGACTTTATCATTCACGAAACTGATCCGCCgataacaaaacaaaaagatCAACAGGTGCATCCAGAAGATAACGACTCATTTCTAGTGGTAATGACAGATAAAAATACAAAGAGTATTGTTAAAGTACCAACGAGTTACGAAACTCAAGAAAGAGATGAAGTTATTACTACGAATAAAGATAATAACATACTCCTTGCGGGAGTACTACTTAATCATCCTGAGGAACAAGAGGAAAAACTTTTGGACAGGTGCGAACCTGAATGTAAAGCGTCCAGAAACGAATTGTGCCAAAAACTTGGCGGACATATGAGGTGTACATGCCGTCCTGGGTTTGCTAGAATGTTTCCGGATAGACCTTGTCTAC CTACGTATACCTTCGACTTGAAGATAACTCTAGACAGAATCGGGAAAGACCCTCTCCACTTTTACGAGGATTTGAAAAATACTAATTCAACAGAACATTACAAATTTGTTCAAGCAACTGGTGAAGCCTTGGATAGAATGGTGATGCAATCTGATTTGAGGGACATTTTCCACG GTGTCACAGTTCACACATTCGAACCAGCACCAAAAGGAATCATCAGCAAATTCCATTTACAACTTTCTGAGAATATCGAGGAACGTCGACTGGAAGATGTACTTAAAACATATCTTCGGAATAACAGCTTCAGTTTGGGCGGTACAGACATCTTTGCCAGTCCACTGATGGAGCTGGAAGCTCACGATTTTAATGAGTGCGCTCACACCAACCTCCACGATTGCTCAGAAAACGCACATTGCTTCAATTTGAAGGGTACCTACTCGTGTAGCTGCAAAGaag GTTTTTCGGACATGTCTGAAAATATGCTCTATCCCGGCAGAGTATGTTCTGCTGAGCAAGTTGGGTGTGAAAAATGCAACTATCACGGTACTTGTTACTCTAGAGGAGCTGACGAAGTACTATGCGAGTGCTTCCAATGGTACACTGGACAGTATTGTCACATTAATCTAAAAA ttttactgaTAGCTTTGGTGACACTTGGAACAGTACTCTTTGGACTACTGCTTACCTGTATCATCCTCACATGTGTAAAGGGCAAACCAAGACCTGTGGGAGTAGCTGGAGGAATAAGTATATTACCACAGGGAGCCTCAGCTAGAAGAAATACCTTGGATAGACGAGCGATGATTCAAGACACTAGCTCTGAAGAGGATAACAAGTCAGAAACGTCGCGGTATGTGAAG AAACAAAAGCCAGCTCCTCAAAAGAAATCCTCAAAAGTGTCCCTCCAAGTGGCGGAACGAGGAGAAGCAGGAGCGACTAACCAAGGTATCACATTCGACGACCAGAAAGACAGATCCTTAACTGTCATGATTCCCCGAGCTAAATACCACCCAGCGCCACCTACATCGCCATTATCTAACTACACTAGCTTCGACGTAAGGAAACCTTCAGTGCCGTCTATACCAAACGAAGCCAAGTTGTTGAGTTTCCTGGACGCAGGACCGTGTCCAAGCAAA TCAGAACCTGTGAGGAAATTCAGCAACGCTCCCAGCGAGTCGCTGATAGAGGAAAAACCTAGCTCTAGAAAGACCTCGGGAGCACTGATTTCAGCTGGATTTGAAGTTTCAGCTACGGTTGTAAACAATATGGGTACTTTGGGTACGACTTGCGGTACTGAAGCGGACAGAAGTGAGAATGCGACTCTTATACAAAAAATTAGCGCGGATTTGTTGTCCAGCACTGGTACTAGGTCACAGTTTAACACTCTAAGGAAATCGTTGGT GGACGATGATCTGAAGAGTGAAATCCACATGGCCAGTGAGTCGAATTGGTTGGATATGTTACCAAGAGTAAT